One Blattabacterium cuenoti DNA window includes the following coding sequences:
- the serS gene encoding serine--tRNA ligase gives MLQVSFIRENRKKVLSGLNKRKFKEINLIDEILILDKRKKRVQNILNKISEKENLISKKISNLVKSLDFSFQINSLKEKALFFKRKKKDLNIELKDIVQNLEKKLNQIPNVPDEKINENTENILFQEGSIYRTIECGLPHWELSKKFHLFDSDLGTQICGSGFSVYFGKGAKLQRSLIQYFLDQNIRASYIEYSFPYLANEMSVYATGQIPDKENQMYFIEKDNLYLIPTGEVPLVNCFRNNVFTYKDLPVRATTYTSCFRREAGSYGSKVRGLNRLHQFEKVEIIQITPSDTSYDYLDEMILHIRNILKSLELPFRLIRLSGETLGFSSSMTYDFEVYSMGQKKWLEVSSVSNCTNFQSNRLKIRYKTLYGKMELCHTLNGSSLALPRIMAALLENNQTENQIYIPKVLVPYTGFDYITIT, from the coding sequence ATGCTTCAAGTGTCTTTTATAAGAGAAAATAGAAAAAAAGTTTTATCAGGACTAAATAAACGAAAATTTAAAGAAATAAATTTAATAGATGAAATATTAATTTTAGATAAAAGAAAAAAGAGAGTACAAAATATTCTAAATAAGATTTCAGAAAAAGAAAACTTAATCTCTAAAAAAATAAGTAATCTAGTAAAAAGTTTAGATTTTTCTTTTCAAATTAATTCTTTGAAAGAAAAGGCACTTTTTTTTAAAAGAAAAAAAAAGGATCTTAATATAGAATTAAAAGATATAGTTCAAAATTTGGAAAAAAAACTAAACCAAATTCCTAATGTTCCTGACGAAAAAATTAATGAAAATACAGAAAATATTCTTTTTCAAGAAGGTTCTATTTATCGTACAATTGAATGTGGGCTTCCTCATTGGGAATTATCCAAAAAATTTCATTTATTCGATTCAGATTTAGGTACACAAATATGTGGATCTGGATTTTCAGTTTATTTTGGAAAAGGTGCTAAATTACAAAGAAGTTTAATTCAATATTTTTTAGATCAAAACATCCGTGCTTCCTATATAGAGTATAGTTTTCCTTATCTTGCAAATGAAATGTCTGTATATGCTACTGGACAAATTCCAGATAAAGAAAATCAGATGTATTTTATAGAAAAAGACAATCTTTATCTGATTCCAACTGGAGAAGTCCCTCTTGTAAATTGTTTTAGAAACAATGTTTTTACATATAAAGATCTTCCTGTTAGAGCGACCACCTATACTTCTTGTTTTAGAAGAGAAGCCGGGTCTTATGGATCTAAAGTACGAGGGCTAAATAGATTGCATCAATTTGAAAAGGTAGAAATAATTCAAATTACACCATCTGATACTTCTTATGATTATTTAGATGAAATGATTTTGCATATTAGAAATATTCTAAAATCTTTGGAATTACCGTTTAGACTTATTCGTTTAAGTGGAGAAACACTTGGATTTTCTTCTTCAATGACTTATGATTTTGAAGTGTATTCTATGGGGCAAAAAAAATGGCTAGAAGTAAGTTCTGTTTCAAATTGTACGAATTTTCAATCAAATAGATTGAAAATTCGTTATAAAACTCTTTATGGAAAAATGGAATTGTGTCATACTTTAAATGGTAGTTCTCTAGCGTTACCCCGTATTATGGCAGCTTTATTAGAAAATAATCAAACTGAAAATCAAATTTATATTCCTAAAGTTTTGGTTCCTTATACAGGATTTGACTATATAACAATCACATAA
- the rsmA gene encoding 16S rRNA (adenine(1518)-N(6)/adenine(1519)-N(6))-dimethyltransferase RsmA translates to MRKFFYSSRNKLDQHFLSDQKIAEKIVKNLSFKDYNTVVEIGPGLGILTTYLLNICDKVFLIEIDEELISFLRNNFPLSKKQIIHKNFLEWSPEEINLKNFALIGNFPYSISSQILFHILKYNQYIPECVGMFQKEVAERIVSHNDKKTYGILSVLVQTFYDVKYLFTVDKNVFFPVPNVMSAVLFLKRKKVEIFNKDLLFKCVKISFNQRRKILKNSLKSFKKKITDFYNLPFLNKRAEQLSVREFLQLTKEIEIRK, encoded by the coding sequence ATGCGTAAGTTTTTCTATTCTTCTAGAAATAAATTAGATCAACATTTTTTGAGTGATCAAAAAATAGCTGAAAAAATTGTAAAAAATCTTTCTTTTAAAGATTATAATACAGTAGTAGAAATCGGACCAGGATTAGGAATATTAACAACTTATTTATTAAATATATGTGATAAGGTGTTTTTGATAGAAATTGATGAAGAATTAATTTCTTTTTTAAGAAATAATTTTCCTCTTTCTAAAAAACAGATAATCCATAAAAATTTTTTAGAATGGAGTCCAGAAGAAATTAATCTTAAGAATTTTGCATTGATTGGAAATTTTCCTTATAGTATTTCTTCTCAAATATTATTTCATATTTTGAAATATAATCAATACATTCCAGAATGTGTTGGAATGTTTCAAAAAGAAGTAGCAGAACGTATAGTTTCTCATAATGATAAAAAAACTTACGGAATTTTATCGGTTCTTGTCCAAACATTTTACGATGTAAAATATCTTTTTACTGTTGATAAAAATGTTTTTTTTCCTGTTCCAAATGTAATGTCAGCAGTTCTTTTCTTAAAAAGGAAAAAAGTAGAAATTTTCAATAAAGATCTTTTATTCAAATGTGTGAAAATATCTTTTAATCAAAGAAGAAAAATATTAAAAAATTCTCTAAAATCTTTTAAAAAAAAAATTACAGATTTTTACAATCTTCCATTTTTGAACAAAAGAGCAGAACAACTTTCCGTAAGAGAATTTCTTCAATTAACAAAAGAAATAGAAATTCGAAAATGA
- a CDS encoding bifunctional 5,10-methylenetetrahydrofolate dehydrogenase/5,10-methenyltetrahydrofolate cyclohydrolase has product MTKILNGDKLAIKIRKEISKEIENIKKKKKRIPHLGIILSGTNSSSLTYVNSKIKECKNIGLQSTLVHLPEYSSEHDILKEIQRMNKDPLIDGFIVQLPLQKHINQNNIILSINPKKDVDGFHPENFGKMSLNMKAFFPATALGILTLLEKNKIKISGKHTVVIGRSNIVGRPISILMSRRKDIGNSTVTLTHSSTPNIEYYTKQADIIITAVGIPGFLKGEMIKKGSIVVDVGITRIQNGKKFYFKGDVDFNSVYGKASYLTPVPGGVGPMTRIMLIKNTLIAALKNRE; this is encoded by the coding sequence ATTACTAAAATACTGAATGGGGACAAATTAGCAATAAAAATAAGAAAAGAAATTTCTAAAGAAATAGAAAATATAAAAAAGAAAAAAAAACGGATTCCTCATCTTGGAATTATTTTATCAGGAACTAATAGTTCTAGTTTAACATATGTGAATAGCAAAATTAAAGAATGTAAAAATATAGGGCTCCAATCTACTTTAGTCCATTTACCAGAATATAGTTCTGAACATGATATACTAAAAGAAATTCAAAGAATGAATAAGGATCCATTAATAGATGGTTTTATTGTTCAACTCCCTCTTCAAAAACACATCAATCAGAATAATATAATTTTGTCTATTAATCCAAAAAAAGATGTAGATGGATTTCATCCTGAAAATTTTGGAAAAATGTCTTTGAATATGAAAGCTTTTTTTCCAGCTACTGCATTAGGGATATTAACTCTTTTAGAAAAAAACAAGATAAAAATATCTGGAAAACATACTGTAGTAATTGGAAGAAGTAATATTGTAGGAAGACCAATTAGTATTTTGATGAGTAGAAGAAAAGATATTGGAAATAGCACTGTTACATTAACTCATAGTTCCACTCCTAATATAGAATATTATACAAAACAAGCAGATATAATTATTACCGCTGTAGGAATTCCAGGTTTTTTAAAAGGAGAAATGATTAAAAAAGGTTCTATAGTCGTAGACGTAGGGATTACTAGAATTCAAAATGGAAAAAAATTCTATTTTAAAGGAGACGTTGATTTTAATAGTGTTTATGGAAAAGCTTCTTATTTGACTCCTGTTCCAGGCGGAGTAGGCCCTATGACTCGTATTATGCTTATCAAAAACACTTTAATTGCTGCATTAAAAAATAGAGAATAA